From the Rhodoferax sp. WC2427 genome, one window contains:
- a CDS encoding inositol monophosphatase, translating into MSTAAIDARYALAQSIARQAGLQALEWFRKRDQLVIESKGLQDMVSAADKDTELYIRAQVLARFADDGFLGEEGGLDHADADYLWVIDPIDGTACFVNGMHAWCLSIAVMHAGKPVIGVVFDPNSDEMFHACAGQGAFVNQLPMQAHSARSITEGVLGVGFSHRVPVSAFVPFLDRVLSGGGMFIRNGSGALMLSYVAAGRLIGYYEPHINSWDCLAAIVLVVEAGGQVNDFLAHNGLHDGNPIIAAGPHLYAPLRALIEPVTAL; encoded by the coding sequence ATGAGCACCGCGGCGATCGACGCGCGCTACGCGCTGGCCCAAAGCATCGCCCGCCAGGCCGGGCTGCAGGCGCTGGAATGGTTCCGCAAGCGCGACCAATTGGTGATCGAGTCCAAGGGCTTGCAGGACATGGTCAGCGCGGCGGACAAAGACACCGAGCTCTACATCCGCGCCCAGGTGCTGGCGCGCTTTGCCGACGATGGCTTTCTGGGCGAAGAAGGCGGGCTCGACCACGCCGATGCCGACTACCTGTGGGTGATCGACCCGATCGACGGCACGGCCTGCTTCGTCAACGGCATGCATGCCTGGTGCCTGTCCATCGCGGTCATGCATGCGGGCAAGCCGGTGATCGGCGTGGTGTTCGATCCGAACAGCGACGAGATGTTCCACGCCTGCGCAGGCCAGGGCGCGTTTGTGAACCAGTTGCCCATGCAGGCCCACAGCGCCCGCAGCATCACCGAAGGGGTGCTGGGCGTGGGCTTTTCACACCGGGTGCCGGTGAGTGCCTTTGTGCCCTTTCTGGACCGGGTGCTGTCGGGTGGCGGCATGTTCATCCGCAACGGCTCCGGCGCGCTGATGCTGTCCTACGTGGCCGCGGGCCGGCTCATCGGCTACTACGAACCGCACATCAATTCGTGGGACTGCCTGGCCGCCATCGTGCTGGTGGTGGAGGCCGGGGGCCAGGTCAACGACTTCCTGGCCCACAACGGCCTGCACGACGGCAACCCCATCATCGCCGCCGGTCCCCACCTGTATGCGCCGCTGCGGGCGCTGATTGAGCCCGTCACCGCGCTGTAA
- a CDS encoding ABC transporter ATP-binding protein, with product MSTAPTQGALVFERVTKQYGKVVAVNDVSFSIPQGTLVTLLGPSGCGKTSTLRLIAGLEHVSQGRIFIGGQDVTQQSAIERNVSMVFQSYALFPHMTVLENVAYGLEVGGARKADAREQALEGLRLVGLNDYGPRLPSELSGGQQQRVAVARALVLKPQVLLLDEPLSNLDTKLRRRVREEIREIQQRLQLTAVYVTHDQEEALAVSDQIIVMNNQRIAQQGTPRELFDTPADEFVADFICDANRVTGEILGHVSAGQADCLVGGLAVQLANPRAYRGEIRIAVRPDAVHLAPATSQHILVGQVRHAAFLGTEMQYAVESPLGELFVRQTDMQQPLAVGSSVGIGFANHGVCIVGGRA from the coding sequence ATGAGTACTGCCCCCACGCAGGGCGCGCTGGTCTTCGAGCGCGTCACCAAACAATACGGCAAGGTCGTTGCCGTCAACGATGTGTCGTTCAGCATTCCGCAGGGCACGCTGGTCACCCTGCTCGGCCCCAGCGGCTGCGGCAAGACGTCCACGCTGCGGCTGATTGCCGGGCTGGAGCATGTGAGCCAGGGCCGCATCTTCATCGGTGGCCAGGACGTGACCCAGCAGTCGGCCATCGAGCGCAACGTCAGCATGGTGTTCCAGTCGTATGCGCTGTTCCCGCACATGACGGTGCTGGAGAACGTGGCCTACGGCCTCGAGGTGGGCGGTGCCCGCAAGGCCGATGCCCGCGAGCAGGCCCTGGAAGGCCTGCGCCTGGTCGGCCTGAACGACTACGGCCCGCGCCTGCCCAGCGAACTCTCCGGCGGCCAGCAGCAGCGCGTGGCCGTGGCCCGGGCCCTGGTGCTCAAGCCCCAGGTGCTGCTGCTGGACGAGCCGCTGTCGAACCTGGACACCAAGCTGCGCCGCCGCGTGCGCGAAGAAATCCGCGAGATCCAGCAGCGCCTGCAACTCACCGCCGTATACGTGACGCACGACCAGGAAGAAGCCCTGGCCGTCTCCGACCAGATCATCGTCATGAACAACCAGCGCATCGCCCAGCAGGGCACGCCACGCGAACTGTTCGACACGCCCGCCGACGAGTTCGTGGCCGACTTCATCTGCGACGCCAACCGCGTCACCGGCGAAATCCTCGGCCACGTGTCCGCAGGCCAGGCCGACTGCCTGGTCGGTGGCCTGGCGGTGCAGCTGGCGAACCCCCGCGCCTACCGTGGCGAGATTCGCATTGCGGTGCGGCCCGACGCGGTGCATCTGGCCCCTGCCACCAGCCAGCACATCCTGGTGGGCCAGGTGCGCCACGCCGCCTTTTTAGGTACCGAAATGCAGTACGCGGTGGAGTCGCCGCTGGGTGAATTGTTTGTGCGCCAAACCGATATGCAGCAGCCGCTGGCGGTTGGCTCCTCGGTCGGCATCGGCTTTGCCAACCACGGCGTGTGCATTGTGGGAGGCCGCGCATGA
- a CDS encoding ABC transporter permease, producing MLALTASVLLPWHAQEAGFWGGEWLHAGWPGNDTTAAALWQVLGLQRFGLLPLLLWPVAIGLVSMAPLPRRTQGAVLCALALAALGWLAWLGWGPAGTGLPGLGWGALLFSASAVFVLTTGAAWMGACRGDVFVCGVIGMLVALVGLFVMFPVLRVLASAFEQGTGFSLQAAWARVADSRIWSLGCVSGTRRCGVAWNTLFLAVCTAAGSTLLGLTFALVVTRTGFRFKRLLRALTVLPIITPPFVIGLALILLFGRSGVVSAWVSQAFDVPAGRGLYGFYGVWLAQLLSFTPIAFMVLIGVVEGVSPSVEEASQTLGGTRWTTFWRVSLPLMRPGLANAFLVAFIESMADFGNPMVLGGNFGVLSTEIYFAIVGAQNDGGRAAGLGLILLVFAVSAFLAQRHWLGNKSYTTVTGKADNGQHAGLDRRLSAVLAVVATLWTGFTLVLYGMILGGGFVNQWGRDNSFTLRHYASAFGIESGEHGLRWVGTAWDSLFTSLMIAGVSAPLTAALGLTAAWLLVRQRFAGKAAFEFATMLSFAIPGTVIGISYILAFNMPPIELTGTAAILVLCFVFRNMPVGLRGGMAAMSQLDRSLDEASTMLGANSFTTARRVILPLMRPALSAALVYSFVRSITSISAVVFLVSAKYNMATAYIVGLVENGSYGIAIAYSSALIAIMLVIVLAAQSLVGKRQLRRVERVEGTTPAPVFSPVLTQVPPVSPKGDTGALRTSYSLKVES from the coding sequence ATGCTGGCCCTGACCGCCAGCGTGCTGCTGCCCTGGCACGCCCAGGAAGCGGGATTCTGGGGCGGCGAATGGCTGCATGCCGGCTGGCCCGGCAACGACACCACCGCCGCCGCGCTATGGCAGGTACTGGGCCTGCAGCGCTTCGGCCTGCTGCCGCTGCTGCTCTGGCCGGTCGCCATCGGCCTGGTCAGCATGGCACCACTGCCACGCCGCACCCAGGGTGCCGTCCTGTGCGCGCTGGCCCTGGCGGCCCTGGGCTGGCTGGCCTGGCTGGGCTGGGGCCCTGCGGGCACCGGTCTGCCCGGCCTGGGCTGGGGCGCGCTGCTGTTCAGCGCCAGTGCGGTGTTTGTGCTGACCACCGGAGCCGCCTGGATGGGTGCCTGCCGGGGCGATGTTTTCGTCTGCGGCGTGATCGGCATGCTGGTCGCCTTGGTGGGGCTGTTTGTGATGTTCCCGGTACTGCGGGTGCTGGCCAGCGCGTTCGAGCAGGGCACGGGCTTCAGCCTGCAAGCCGCCTGGGCACGGGTGGCCGACAGCCGCATCTGGTCCCTGGGCTGCGTCAGCGGTACCCGGCGTTGCGGCGTGGCCTGGAACACCTTGTTCCTGGCGGTCTGCACCGCCGCCGGTTCGACCCTGCTGGGCCTGACCTTTGCGCTGGTGGTGACACGCACCGGCTTTCGCTTCAAGCGCCTGCTGCGGGCACTGACGGTGCTGCCCATCATCACCCCGCCCTTCGTGATCGGCCTGGCGCTGATCCTGCTGTTTGGCCGCAGCGGCGTGGTGTCGGCCTGGGTGTCGCAAGCCTTTGACGTGCCCGCCGGGCGGGGCCTGTACGGGTTCTATGGTGTCTGGCTGGCGCAGTTGCTGTCGTTCACACCGATTGCCTTCATGGTGCTGATCGGCGTGGTCGAAGGCGTGAGCCCTTCGGTGGAAGAAGCCTCGCAAACCCTGGGCGGCACGCGCTGGACCACCTTCTGGCGCGTCTCACTGCCTTTGATGCGTCCCGGCCTGGCGAATGCCTTCCTGGTGGCCTTCATCGAGAGCATGGCCGACTTCGGCAACCCCATGGTGCTGGGCGGCAATTTTGGCGTGCTATCCACCGAAATCTACTTCGCTATCGTCGGCGCGCAGAACGATGGTGGTCGGGCCGCCGGGCTGGGTCTGATCCTGCTGGTGTTCGCGGTCAGCGCTTTCCTGGCCCAGCGCCACTGGCTGGGCAACAAGTCGTACACCACGGTGACGGGCAAGGCCGACAACGGCCAGCACGCCGGGCTGGACCGCCGCCTGTCCGCCGTGCTGGCGGTGGTTGCCACGCTGTGGACCGGCTTCACCCTGGTGCTGTACGGCATGATTCTGGGTGGTGGCTTTGTCAACCAGTGGGGCCGCGACAACAGCTTCACGCTGCGCCACTACGCCAGCGCCTTCGGCATCGAATCCGGCGAGCACGGCCTGCGCTGGGTGGGCACCGCCTGGGATTCGCTGTTTACCAGCCTGATGATTGCCGGTGTCTCGGCCCCGCTGACCGCCGCCCTGGGTCTCACAGCCGCCTGGCTGCTGGTGCGCCAGCGCTTTGCGGGCAAGGCGGCGTTCGAGTTCGCCACCATGCTGAGCTTTGCCATCCCCGGTACGGTCATCGGCATCAGCTACATCCTGGCCTTCAACATGCCGCCGATCGAGCTGACCGGCACGGCCGCCATCCTGGTGCTGTGCTTTGTGTTCCGCAACATGCCGGTCGGCCTGCGCGGCGGTATGGCGGCCATGAGCCAGCTCGACCGCAGCCTGGACGAGGCCTCCACCATGCTGGGTGCCAACAGCTTCACCACTGCCCGGCGGGTGATCTTGCCGTTGATGCGCCCGGCCTTGAGCGCGGCCCTGGTGTACAGCTTTGTGCGCTCCATCACCTCCATCAGCGCGGTGGTGTTCTTGGTCAGCGCCAAGTACAACATGGCCACGGCCTACATCGTCGGCCTGGTGGAAAACGGCTCCTACGGCATCGCCATCGCCTACTCCAGCGCCTTGATCGCCATCATGCTGGTCATCGTGCTGGCCGCACAGAGTCTGGTCGGCAAACGGCAGTTGCGCCGGGTCGAACGCGTCGAAGGGACCACTCCCGCCCCCGTCTTTTCCCCAGTACTTACGCAAGTTCCCCCTGTAAGCCCAAAGGGCGATACAGGGGCGCTGCGTACGTCCTATTCCTTAAAGGTTGAATCATGA
- a CDS encoding ABC transporter substrate-binding protein → MQRLLARQLVLSSLLILPLASQAADRLNVLCAADNDWCELMRNAFEKETQVEVSMVRKSAGEIFAQIRAEASNPKTDIWWAGTGDPHLQAAADGFTEVYKSPQLDKLHPWAQKQAEISGYRTVGIYAGLLGIGYNPEVLKQKKIAPPQCWKDLLNPALKGEVQIANPNSSGTAYATIATLVQLQGENEAFAFMKKMNDNVSQYTKSGSAPAKALARGETAVGITFQHDLLKETVAGFPVEVISPCEGTGYEIGSMSLVKGAKNMAVAKRFYEFALRADVQSLAAKASAFQVPSNKTATIPAKAPRLESVKTISYDFAKYGSDEVRKRLLKRWDDEIFSLPR, encoded by the coding sequence ATGCAACGCCTACTGGCCCGACAACTCGTCTTATCTTCCCTGCTGATCCTGCCCCTGGCCAGCCAGGCGGCCGACCGCCTCAACGTGCTCTGCGCCGCCGACAACGACTGGTGCGAACTGATGCGCAACGCGTTTGAAAAAGAGACCCAGGTGGAGGTTTCCATGGTGCGCAAAAGCGCCGGTGAAATCTTTGCCCAGATCCGCGCTGAAGCCAGCAACCCCAAGACCGACATCTGGTGGGCCGGTACCGGCGACCCGCACCTGCAGGCGGCCGCCGATGGCTTTACCGAGGTGTACAAATCGCCCCAGCTCGACAAGCTGCACCCCTGGGCGCAGAAGCAGGCCGAAATTTCCGGCTACCGCACCGTCGGCATCTACGCCGGTCTGCTGGGCATTGGCTACAACCCCGAAGTGCTGAAGCAAAAGAAGATTGCGCCGCCCCAGTGCTGGAAGGACCTGTTGAACCCGGCCCTGAAGGGCGAGGTGCAGATCGCCAACCCCAATTCCTCGGGCACGGCCTACGCCACCATTGCCACCCTGGTGCAGTTGCAGGGCGAGAACGAGGCCTTCGCCTTCATGAAGAAGATGAACGACAACGTCAGCCAGTACACCAAGAGCGGCTCGGCCCCGGCCAAGGCGCTGGCGCGCGGAGAAACCGCGGTGGGCATCACCTTCCAGCACGATCTGCTGAAGGAAACCGTGGCCGGTTTTCCGGTGGAGGTGATCTCGCCCTGTGAAGGCACGGGTTACGAGATTGGCTCCATGAGCCTGGTCAAGGGCGCGAAGAACATGGCGGTGGCCAAGCGCTTCTACGAATTCGCGCTGCGCGCCGATGTGCAGTCCCTGGCCGCCAAGGCCAGCGCCTTCCAGGTGCCGTCGAACAAGACCGCCACCATCCCGGCCAAGGCGCCGCGCCTGGAGAGCGTGAAAACCATCAGCTACGACTTTGCCAAGTACGGCAGTGACGAGGTGCGCAAGCGCCTGCTCAAACGCTGGGACGACGAGATCTTCTCGCTGCCCCGCTAA
- a CDS encoding LacI family DNA-binding transcriptional regulator gives MTTESPSGWITAADVARKAGVSRSAVSRTFTEGASVSPETREKVQRAAEALGYQVNMLARSMIQRQSNLVGVVVKGFDDPFLQSLLGPITHHLALRSLAPLLMDASEPAQLAKSLRHLLQYRIAGVILTSGTPPIQLAKEYLRLRVPVAMINRAPDLVGVDVVNSDHFEGGAMAARALLAKGARKLVFLSSATTTYSASVRGEGFVQTLAAAVQHGGVVLRRVEAAAATYAGGFDAAPALLADAQTRPDGVFCVNDVLACGLVDGARRHFGLHVPGDFQVVGFDDIPMAGLSAYALSTLRQDVNALAEAAVTCLAERMQEPDMPSRVLQLPVALVERSTLRP, from the coding sequence ATGACCACAGAGTCCCCCTCCGGTTGGATTACCGCTGCCGATGTCGCCCGCAAAGCGGGCGTTTCCCGTTCGGCGGTCTCGCGCACCTTTACCGAAGGTGCCAGCGTGTCGCCGGAAACCCGCGAGAAAGTGCAGCGGGCGGCAGAGGCGCTGGGTTACCAGGTGAACATGCTGGCGCGCAGCATGATCCAGCGCCAAAGCAATCTGGTGGGGGTGGTGGTCAAGGGCTTTGACGACCCGTTCCTGCAAAGCCTGCTCGGGCCCATCACCCACCATCTGGCGCTGCGTTCGCTGGCGCCCCTGCTGATGGATGCCAGCGAGCCGGCCCAGCTGGCCAAGTCCTTGCGGCATCTGTTGCAGTACCGGATCGCGGGGGTGATCCTGACCTCGGGCACGCCGCCCATCCAGCTGGCCAAAGAGTATTTGCGCCTGCGGGTTCCGGTGGCCATGATCAACCGTGCGCCCGATTTGGTGGGTGTGGACGTAGTCAACAGCGACCATTTTGAAGGCGGTGCCATGGCGGCGCGGGCCCTGCTGGCAAAGGGCGCCCGCAAGCTGGTGTTCCTCAGCTCGGCCACGACGACCTACAGCGCCAGCGTGCGCGGCGAAGGATTCGTGCAGACACTGGCCGCCGCGGTCCAGCACGGTGGGGTGGTGTTGCGCCGCGTGGAAGCCGCAGCGGCCACCTATGCCGGTGGATTCGACGCCGCACCGGCCCTGCTGGCCGATGCGCAGACCCGGCCAGACGGTGTGTTTTGCGTCAACGACGTGCTGGCCTGCGGCCTGGTGGACGGTGCGCGCCGGCATTTTGGCCTGCACGTGCCCGGGGACTTCCAGGTGGTCGGTTTCGACGACATTCCCATGGCGGGCTTGTCCGCCTACGCGCTGTCCACCCTGCGCCAGGACGTGAACGCATTGGCCGAAGCGGCCGTCACCTGCCTGGCAGAGCGCATGCAGGAACCCGACATGCCCAGCCGCGTGCTGCAGCTCCCCGTGGCGCTGGTCGAGCGCTCCACCTTGCGCCCCTGA
- a CDS encoding exodeoxyribonuclease III: MFKLTSLNLNGIRSATSKGVEAWIAATAPDCICVQEVKAQAADVQGKFEQLAGLQGYFHFAEKKGYSGVGVYTRHTPSEVVTGYGSHEFDAEGRYVELRFDTPTRKLSIISCYFPSGSSGEDRQLAKFRFLAEMGPYLASLRKTREFILCGDVNIAHQQIDLKNWRSNQKNSGFLPEERAWMTYALAHPEAAEAAGLGLVDVYRLLQPTATDTAYTWWSNRGQAYANNVGWRLDYHLATPALAALARSEHIYKDVKFSDHAPITVDYELTL, from the coding sequence TTGTTCAAATTAACCAGCCTGAATCTCAACGGCATCCGCTCAGCCACCAGCAAAGGGGTGGAAGCCTGGATCGCCGCGACCGCCCCGGATTGTATTTGTGTCCAGGAAGTCAAGGCCCAGGCCGCCGATGTGCAGGGCAAGTTCGAGCAGTTGGCCGGTCTGCAGGGCTATTTCCACTTTGCGGAAAAAAAGGGCTACTCGGGTGTCGGCGTGTACACCCGGCACACGCCCAGCGAGGTGGTCACCGGCTACGGCTCCCACGAATTCGATGCCGAGGGCCGCTACGTCGAGCTGCGCTTTGACACCCCGACGCGCAAGCTGTCCATCATCAGCTGCTACTTTCCCAGCGGCTCGTCGGGCGAAGACCGGCAACTCGCCAAGTTCCGCTTTCTGGCGGAAATGGGCCCCTACCTGGCCAGCCTGCGGAAAACCCGCGAGTTCATCCTGTGCGGCGACGTCAACATCGCCCACCAGCAGATCGACCTGAAGAACTGGCGCAGCAACCAGAAGAACAGCGGCTTCCTACCGGAAGAACGCGCCTGGATGACGTACGCGCTGGCCCACCCCGAGGCCGCCGAAGCCGCAGGTTTGGGCTTGGTCGATGTGTACCGCCTGCTGCAACCCACTGCCACCGACACCGCCTACACCTGGTGGAGCAACCGCGGCCAGGCCTATGCCAATAACGTGGGCTGGCGGCTGGACTACCACCTGGCCACGCCCGCCCTGGCGGCGCTGGCGCGCAGCGAGCATATCTACAAGGACGTGAAGTTCAGCGACCACGCCCCGATCACGGTGGACTACGAACTGACGCTTTAA
- the pyrE gene encoding orotate phosphoribosyltransferase has product MVDIKAPASLAQDFVQFAVESGVLRFGEFKTKAGRMSPYFFNAGLFDDGARMQRLAEFYAQALLHSGIEFDMIFGPAYKGIPLAATVAVELARRGRNLPFAYNRKEAKDHGEGGSLVGAPLKGRVLIVDDVMSAGTAARESIALIQAAGATPHAVVIALDRQEMATEGGQDVPHSAVQYVRNQLGMQVCAIARLADLLQYLQQNDTSELRAHYPRVLAYRQRYGVDEGTM; this is encoded by the coding sequence ATGGTGGACATTAAAGCGCCCGCTAGCTTAGCGCAGGATTTCGTACAGTTTGCGGTGGAGTCTGGGGTGCTGCGCTTTGGCGAGTTCAAAACCAAGGCCGGGCGCATGAGCCCCTATTTCTTCAATGCCGGGCTGTTTGACGACGGCGCCCGCATGCAGCGCCTGGCCGAGTTCTACGCCCAGGCCCTGCTCCACAGCGGCATTGAGTTTGACATGATTTTCGGCCCCGCCTACAAGGGCATTCCGCTGGCCGCCACGGTGGCGGTGGAGCTGGCGCGGCGGGGGCGCAACCTGCCGTTTGCCTACAACCGCAAGGAGGCCAAGGACCACGGCGAGGGCGGCTCCTTGGTGGGTGCGCCGCTCAAAGGCCGGGTGTTGATTGTGGATGACGTGATGTCGGCCGGCACCGCCGCCCGCGAGTCGATTGCGCTGATCCAGGCCGCCGGGGCCACACCGCACGCGGTGGTGATTGCGCTTGACCGCCAGGAAATGGCCACCGAGGGCGGCCAGGATGTGCCGCACAGCGCGGTGCAATATGTACGCAACCAACTGGGCATGCAAGTTTGTGCTATCGCCAGGCTCGCAGATTTACTACAATACTTGCAACAAAATGATACGAGCGAGCTGCGTGCTCACTATCCACGGGTGCTAGCCTATCGGCAGCGTTACGGAGTCGACGAAGGAACTATGTGA
- a CDS encoding DUF4124 domain-containing protein, giving the protein MRRWAGVWGIGVLCSCLLGAASAQGIFTCTDSRGKKITSDRPIPECLDREQKELNASGTVKRSLGPTLTAQEISAREAHDKRDAEDRSRVFEERRRNRALLTRYQNQAAHDAERASALTQVDAVIQTANKRMAELAEQRKALDSELEFYKSDPSKAPIFLKRRVTEFQENLVAQQRFIANQQLEKKRVNDRFDEELARLKPLWAGALN; this is encoded by the coding sequence GTGAGACGTTGGGCCGGAGTTTGGGGTATCGGTGTGCTGTGCAGTTGCTTGCTCGGCGCTGCGTCTGCGCAGGGCATATTTACCTGCACCGACAGCCGAGGCAAGAAGATCACCTCCGACCGTCCCATCCCTGAATGCCTGGACCGCGAACAAAAAGAGCTCAACGCCAGCGGTACCGTCAAACGCAGCCTGGGCCCCACCCTCACCGCCCAGGAAATCAGCGCCCGCGAAGCGCATGACAAAAGAGACGCCGAAGACCGCTCCCGGGTATTTGAAGAACGCCGCCGCAACCGCGCCTTGCTGACCCGCTACCAAAACCAGGCCGCCCACGATGCCGAGCGCGCCAGCGCCCTGACCCAGGTGGATGCCGTGATCCAGACCGCCAACAAGCGCATGGCCGAACTGGCCGAGCAACGCAAAGCGCTGGACAGCGAGCTGGAGTTCTACAAAAGCGATCCCAGCAAGGCCCCGATATTCCTCAAGCGCCGCGTCACCGAATTCCAGGAGAACCTGGTCGCCCAGCAGCGCTTCATCGCCAACCAGCAGCTGGAAAAAAAGCGCGTCAACGACCGGTTCGACGAAGAGCTGGCCCGGCTCAAGCCGCTGTGGGCCGGGGCTCTGAATTAG
- the gatB gene encoding Asp-tRNA(Asn)/Glu-tRNA(Gln) amidotransferase subunit GatB — MSKAPPSLLVQGYEVVIGFETHTQLSTASKIFSRASTAFGAEPNTQACAVDLALPGTLPVMNKGAVERAIQLGLALGSTIAPRSVFARKNYFYPDLPKGYQISQFEIPVVQGGSVEFFLGDEKKTVRLVRAHLEEDAGKSLHEDFIGQTGIDLNRAGTPLLEIVTEPDMRSSAEAVAYAKELHKIVTWIGICDGNMQEGSFRCDANVSVRKPGAELGTRREIKNLNSFKFMQQAIDYEVRWQIEQLEDGHAIQQATVLFNPDTGETRAMRTKEDAADYRYFPDPDLPPLVVAPEWVERVRAEMAELPRVMAARFGADYALSEYDATALTQSKGIARYFEAAIAAGQPAQPKLVANWVMGEVARRLNAQDLDIAQVPVGADKLAKLLDRIADGTISNNAAKQVFDVLWTDVDAQVDAVIEAKGLKQMNDTGALEAIVDTVIAANAKNVAEFKAGNDKALNALVGQIMKASAGKANPGQVNALLKAKLAG, encoded by the coding sequence ATGAGCAAAGCACCCCCTTCCCTGCTGGTCCAGGGCTATGAAGTCGTCATCGGCTTCGAGACCCACACCCAGCTATCCACCGCCAGCAAGATTTTCAGCCGCGCCTCCACCGCCTTCGGGGCCGAGCCCAACACCCAGGCCTGCGCCGTGGACCTGGCCTTGCCCGGCACGCTGCCGGTGATGAACAAGGGCGCGGTCGAGCGCGCCATCCAGCTCGGGCTGGCGCTGGGCTCCACCATCGCACCACGCAGCGTGTTTGCCCGCAAGAACTACTTCTATCCCGACCTGCCCAAGGGCTACCAGATCAGCCAGTTTGAGATTCCCGTGGTGCAAGGCGGCTCGGTGGAGTTCTTCCTGGGCGACGAGAAGAAAACCGTGCGCCTGGTGCGCGCGCACCTGGAAGAAGACGCGGGCAAGTCGCTGCACGAGGATTTCATTGGCCAGACCGGCATCGACCTGAACCGCGCCGGTACGCCGCTGCTGGAAATCGTGACCGAGCCCGACATGCGCTCCAGCGCCGAGGCTGTGGCCTACGCCAAGGAATTGCACAAGATCGTCACCTGGATCGGCATCTGCGACGGCAACATGCAGGAAGGCAGTTTCCGCTGCGACGCCAACGTGTCGGTGCGCAAACCCGGTGCCGAACTGGGCACGCGCCGCGAAATCAAGAACCTGAACAGCTTCAAGTTCATGCAGCAGGCCATCGACTACGAGGTGCGCTGGCAGATCGAGCAGCTCGAAGATGGCCATGCGATCCAGCAGGCCACCGTGCTGTTCAACCCCGACACCGGCGAAACCCGCGCCATGCGCACCAAGGAAGACGCCGCCGACTACCGCTACTTCCCCGACCCGGATCTGCCGCCGCTGGTGGTGGCCCCGGAATGGGTGGAGCGCGTGCGCGCCGAGATGGCCGAGCTGCCCCGCGTGATGGCGGCGCGCTTTGGTGCCGACTACGCCTTGAGCGAATACGACGCCACCGCGCTGACGCAGAGCAAAGGCATTGCCCGCTACTTTGAGGCCGCGATTGCCGCAGGCCAGCCCGCGCAGCCCAAGCTGGTGGCCAACTGGGTCATGGGCGAGGTGGCCCGGCGCCTGAACGCACAAGACCTGGACATCGCCCAGGTGCCGGTAGGCGCAGACAAGCTGGCCAAGCTGCTGGACCGCATTGCCGACGGCACCATCTCCAACAACGCCGCCAAGCAGGTGTTTGATGTGCTGTGGACCGATGTGGATGCCCAGGTGGACGCGGTGATCGAGGCCAAGGGCTTGAAGCAGATGAACGACACCGGCGCGCTGGAGGCTATCGTGGACACGGTGATTGCCGCCAACGCCAAGAACGTGGCCGAATTCAAGGCGGGTAACGACAAGGCGCTGAACGCCCTGGTCGGCCAGATCATGAAAGCCAGCGCGGGCAAGGCCAATCCCGGCCAGGTCAACGCGCTCTTGAAGGCCAAACTGGCGGGGTAG